One region of Salvelinus sp. IW2-2015 linkage group LG1, ASM291031v2, whole genome shotgun sequence genomic DNA includes:
- the LOC139025770 gene encoding uncharacterized protein, with product MTDHHLKLNLGKTELLFLPGKDCPFHDLAITVDNSIVSSSQSAKNLGVILDNTLSFSTNIKAVTRSCRFMLYNIRRVRPCLTQEAAQVLIQALVISRLDYCNSLLAGLPACAIKPLQLIQNAAARLVFNFPKFSHVTPLLRSLHWLPVEARIRYKTMVLAYGAVRGTAPPYLQALIRPYTQTRALRSSTSGLLASLPLRKYSSRSAQSKLFAALAPNGGTNSLTTPGQRSQSPPSGDT from the coding sequence atgacggatcaccacctcaagctgaacctcggcaagacggagctgctcttcctcccggggaaggattgcccgttccatgatctcgccatcacggttgacaactccattgtgtcctcctcccagagtgctaagaaccttggcgtgatcctggacaacaccctgtcgttctcaactaacatcaaggcggtgacccgttcctgtaggttcatgctctacaacattcgcagagtacgaccctgcctcacgcaggaagcggcgcaggtcctaatccaggcacttgtcatctcccgtctggattactgcaactcgctgttggctgggctccctgcctgtgccattaaacccctacaactcatccagaacgccgcagcccgtctggtgttcaactttcccaagttctctcacgtcaccccgctcctccgctctctccactggcttccagttgaagctcgcatccgttacaagaccatggtgcttgcctacggagctgtgaggggaacggcacctccgtaccttcaggctctgatcaggccctacacccaaacaagggcactgcgttcatccacctctggcctgctcgcctccctacctctgaggaagtacagttcccgctcagcccagtcaaaactgttcgctgctctggcacccaatggtggaacaaactccctcacgacgccaggtcagcggagtcaatcaccaccttccggagacacctga